The DNA segment CAGCAAGCTGGACGGCGAAGTGGCGTTGGCGGCTAACTGCAGTCAACACATCATTTTGCGTACCAGCTGGGTGTTCGGTGCATATGGCAACAACTTCGTCAAGACGATGCTGCGCCTCGGGCGCGAGCATGAAGAGCTGGGGGTGGTGGCGGATCAGCATGGCTGCCCGACTTCGGCGGCGAGCATTGCTTCGGCCCTCTGGAGCCTGGCCAGTCAGTACCGTGAGCAGGGCTCGTTGCAGTGGGGTATTTATCACTACGGTGGCAGCCCGGCCTGTACCTGGCATGGGTTTGCTCAGGAGATTTTCCGCCAGGCGCATGGGCGAGGGTTGCTGGGTCGTGTGCCTGTTTTGCGGGCGATTGCCACCGCTGACTATCCCACCCCGGCCAAACGTCCGGCGTGGTCGGTCTTGGATTGCAGCAAGCTGCGTCAAGCGCATGGCATTGCCCAGGCGGACTGGCGTGAGGAGTTGGGGCTGGTACTGCGAGAACTGGCTTAGCGCCTTGCATTTGCGGCGGGGGGGGCCGCTCACAGGGGCTCATCGCGATTTTTACAGGAGCGCCGCCTCGGCGCGAGCTTTTCGCTTTATTTGAGCGGATGCTTCTTTGTGACTGAAAAAATCTTGGCAACCGGCGGCGCCGGTTAAATCGGTTCACACACCACCTTGGCCCTGCTCGAAGCCGGTTTCGAGGTCGTGGTGCTGGATAACCTCTGCAACAGCTCCGGGGAATCGTTGCTGCGCCTGGAGCGGCTCTGCGGGAAGGCCCCCTTGTTCATTCAGGGCGATATTCGTGACCGCGCTCTGCTCGATGAGCTGTTCGCGACCCAGCGAATCAGTGTGGTACTGCATTTTGC comes from the Pseudomonas sp. TCU-HL1 genome and includes:
- the rfbD gene encoding dTDP-4-dehydrorhamnose reductase; the encoded protein is MRVLIAGARGQVGHELMRRVPEVFEAVGMGSTQLDLADTEQVAAVVNNVQPQLIINAAAYTAVDKAESEPERAWAVNRDGVAHLAIAAEGLGIPLLHISTDYVFAGDAREPYRETDPTDPTGVYGASKLDGEVALAANCSQHIILRTSWVFGAYGNNFVKTMLRLGREHEELGVVADQHGCPTSAASIASALWSLASQYREQGSLQWGIYHYGGSPACTWHGFAQEIFRQAHGRGLLGRVPVLRAIATADYPTPAKRPAWSVLDCSKLRQAHGIAQADWREELGLVLRELA